A stretch of Microbulbifer bruguierae DNA encodes these proteins:
- the mltG gene encoding endolytic transglycosylase MltG, with translation MTSKKSNSKSTSTKSRGKSAHSVRFRWLRWLFILCFLLLCTVAVGLWSAQKALVSPLVLPVDGMRIDVENGSNLSTILYRLEEQGVLPSRLWARIYARIKRQSSIHPGEYMVPAGSNAMDLVGRLHRGDVTRYRITIVEGWTFEQALTQIRNGRKVKPTDAAASVAVAAASLGIEGNPEGRIFPDTYVYRSGATDMDLLREAFERMAAVLQREWEDRAEGLPYESPYEALIMASIVEKETGVPSERDEIAGVFVRRLGKGMRLQTDPTVIYGLGDKYDGNLRRADLRTATPYNTYVINGMPPTPIALPGREAIWAALHPKEGGSLYFVAKGDGSHHFSSSLDEHNRAVREFQLKRRSDYRSRPADTNPTN, from the coding sequence GTGACTAGCAAGAAAAGTAACAGTAAAAGTACCTCGACCAAGTCTCGTGGCAAGTCGGCACACTCTGTCCGGTTCCGCTGGCTGCGCTGGTTATTCATCCTGTGTTTTCTTTTGCTGTGTACCGTTGCTGTCGGCCTGTGGTCCGCGCAAAAGGCGCTTGTTAGTCCACTGGTATTGCCGGTGGATGGCATGCGTATCGACGTTGAAAACGGCAGTAACCTTTCCACCATTTTGTATCGACTTGAGGAGCAGGGTGTTCTGCCTTCGCGACTCTGGGCCCGTATTTATGCGCGGATAAAACGGCAGAGTAGTATCCACCCGGGTGAATATATGGTTCCCGCGGGTAGCAACGCGATGGACCTGGTGGGGCGATTGCACCGCGGTGATGTCACGCGCTACAGAATCACCATCGTCGAGGGGTGGACTTTCGAACAGGCCCTCACGCAGATTCGCAATGGCCGTAAAGTGAAGCCAACGGATGCTGCGGCATCGGTAGCGGTGGCCGCTGCATCGCTGGGTATCGAGGGTAATCCAGAGGGGCGTATTTTCCCTGATACTTATGTCTATCGCTCCGGGGCGACCGATATGGACCTTCTGCGGGAGGCATTTGAGCGAATGGCTGCGGTGTTGCAGCGAGAGTGGGAGGATCGTGCAGAAGGGCTGCCGTACGAGAGTCCGTACGAGGCGTTGATCATGGCCTCCATCGTTGAAAAAGAAACGGGGGTGCCCTCTGAGCGGGATGAAATCGCGGGCGTTTTCGTCCGGCGCTTGGGCAAAGGCATGCGCCTGCAGACGGATCCAACGGTAATTTATGGTCTCGGTGATAAGTACGACGGCAATCTTCGTCGCGCGGATCTGCGGACCGCTACACCGTACAACACCTATGTCATCAATGGCATGCCGCCGACTCCGATTGCATTGCCAGGGCGTGAGGCCATTTGGGCGGCGTTGCACCCGAAGGAGGGAGGTTCCCTGTACTTTGTGGCGAAAGGGGATGGCTCCCACCACTTTTCTTCCAGCCTGGATGAGCACAATCGTGCAGTGCGTGAGTTTCAATTGAAGCGCCGCTCAGACTATCGTTCCAGACCGGCGGATACGAATCCGACAAATTAG
- the tmk gene encoding dTMP kinase, with protein sequence MSELSRGKFITLEGGEGVGKSTNLRFVTQWLENRGIEFIQTREPGGTPLAEQLRTLLLQKRDERVDPTAELLMVFAARAQHLSQQILPALAAGKWVVCDRFTDATYAYQGGGRGLDRTLIAQLENIVQKDLRPDRVLLLDLDPVIGLERAAATGEADRFESEQLDFFRKVRRAYRARAESDPDRYAVIDASVALPEVQQQLAHVLEIIAGTP encoded by the coding sequence ATGTCAGAATTGAGTAGAGGCAAGTTCATCACCCTTGAGGGTGGCGAAGGGGTAGGTAAGTCTACCAATTTACGTTTTGTCACCCAGTGGCTGGAAAACCGCGGTATCGAATTTATCCAGACTCGTGAGCCTGGTGGCACACCGCTGGCAGAACAATTGCGCACCCTGTTACTGCAAAAGCGCGACGAGCGTGTGGACCCTACTGCGGAATTGCTGATGGTGTTCGCTGCTCGCGCGCAGCACTTGAGTCAGCAGATTCTTCCGGCGCTAGCCGCTGGCAAGTGGGTAGTCTGCGACCGCTTTACCGACGCTACTTATGCGTATCAGGGGGGCGGGCGCGGGCTCGATCGCACTTTGATCGCTCAGCTCGAAAATATTGTCCAGAAAGATCTGCGCCCGGATCGTGTGCTGCTGCTGGACTTGGATCCCGTGATCGGTCTTGAACGCGCTGCGGCTACTGGAGAGGCTGATCGCTTTGAAAGTGAGCAGCTGGATTTTTTTCGCAAGGTGCGCAGGGCTTACCGGGCGCGCGCAGAGTCGGATCCAGATCGATATGCGGTAATTGATGCATCAGTGGCGTTGCCAGAGGTGCAGCAGCAACTCGCGCATGTACTTGAGATCATAGCGGGCACGCCATGA
- a CDS encoding DNA polymerase III subunit delta' — MSSESVNGEGLQPVIPSPLPWQAAQWQRLGAQWTAGRCPHALLISGQPGLGKRRFADAFAALLLCDQPRHGLACGECRGCQLRIAGSHPDFIRVVPEKEQGPLKVEQIRQLGEFVGRTSGRGGVRIVWLAPAEAMNVNAANALLKNLEEPSGSVVFLLVTDNPSGLLPTIRSRCQAIAFPVPSAQSALRWLHDSGVDTDEAASALTLAGGAPLLAVNLMEPEAREMREQFLSDLVALSRSDQAAVTLAGRWESPGEGVELTQLLQFWQNWVGQMLRVRSTDQAGDLQIMALLQRTPGSGTESLRPLFAFYDHLLKARGLLVGNSNPNKRLLLEELLIRWAALFR; from the coding sequence ATGAGCAGTGAAAGTGTGAATGGTGAGGGCTTGCAGCCTGTTATCCCTTCCCCGCTGCCTTGGCAGGCGGCGCAATGGCAGCGATTGGGTGCTCAGTGGACCGCCGGGCGTTGTCCCCATGCGCTTCTGATTAGCGGACAGCCTGGGCTTGGCAAGCGTCGTTTCGCCGATGCATTTGCCGCGCTGCTGCTGTGTGATCAGCCCCGCCACGGGCTCGCTTGTGGGGAGTGTCGCGGTTGTCAGTTGCGTATTGCCGGCTCTCACCCTGATTTTATCCGTGTGGTACCGGAAAAGGAGCAGGGGCCGCTCAAGGTGGAGCAGATTCGCCAGCTGGGCGAATTTGTCGGTCGTACCAGTGGCCGTGGCGGCGTCAGAATCGTGTGGCTGGCGCCTGCGGAGGCGATGAATGTCAACGCGGCCAATGCACTCCTGAAGAATCTGGAAGAGCCCTCTGGCTCTGTGGTGTTTTTACTTGTGACCGACAACCCCTCCGGTTTGTTGCCCACCATTCGCAGCCGCTGTCAAGCCATTGCCTTTCCGGTTCCCTCTGCACAGTCGGCACTGCGCTGGCTACACGATAGCGGTGTCGATACCGACGAGGCTGCCAGTGCGCTGACACTGGCCGGCGGTGCGCCGCTGCTTGCCGTGAACCTGATGGAGCCGGAAGCTCGCGAAATGCGCGAGCAGTTTCTGTCTGATCTAGTGGCGTTGTCGCGCAGTGATCAGGCGGCGGTCACTCTCGCTGGGCGCTGGGAATCGCCGGGAGAAGGTGTGGAGCTCACGCAGTTGCTGCAGTTTTGGCAGAACTGGGTAGGTCAGATGCTAAGGGTACGCTCGACAGACCAAGCGGGAGACCTGCAGATCATGGCATTATTGCAGCGTACTCCAGGCTCTGGAACTGAGAGTTTGCGTCCGCTGTTTGCTTTTTATGACCACCTGCTCAAAGCCCGCGGCCTGCTGGTTGGCAACAGCAATCCAAACAAGCGCCTGCTACTGGAAGAGCTGCTAATCCGTTGGGCGGCACTGTTTCGATGA
- a CDS encoding PilZ domain-containing protein → MKGMGGGARNGILSLKIQDKSVLYAAYMPFVKNGGLFINTDKSYNLGDEVFLLLSLMDEPEKLPVAGKVVWITPGGAQGNRTPGIGIQFNDKEHITQSKIETLLAGSLESSRPTHTL, encoded by the coding sequence ATGAAAGGTATGGGGGGCGGTGCCCGCAATGGCATCCTGTCGCTGAAGATTCAGGACAAGTCTGTGCTTTACGCAGCTTATATGCCATTTGTAAAAAACGGCGGCCTGTTCATTAATACCGACAAGAGCTACAACCTTGGCGACGAAGTTTTCCTGCTTCTCAGCCTTATGGACGAGCCGGAAAAGCTGCCGGTTGCGGGCAAAGTTGTCTGGATTACTCCTGGCGGCGCTCAGGGTAATCGCACCCCGGGAATCGGTATCCAGTTCAATGACAAAGAACATATCACGCAGAGTAAGATCGAGACCCTGTTAGCGGGTTCGCTCGAATCCAGCCGACCCACACACACTCTGTAG
- a CDS encoding TatD family hydrolase, whose translation MLVDSHCHLDRLKLDQFEGDLDAVLELARSRGVGKFLCVGISLENVDQVVSLAARYDDVVCSVGVHPLDVDSGLADVEKLKQLAARPKVVALGETGLDYYYSTETKEVQQHSFVAHLEAAAQVGLPVIVHTRDAREDTIELIRAHGSREHAGVLHCFTESWDMARSALDLNYYISLSGIVTFKNAEELRDVARKVPLDRLLVETDSPYLAPVPYRGKPNIPAYVREVAEFIADLRGLAYEELAEITTNNFHRLFPRAA comes from the coding sequence ATGCTGGTAGATTCCCACTGTCATCTCGACAGACTCAAACTTGATCAATTCGAAGGCGATCTGGATGCGGTACTCGAGCTCGCACGCAGTCGTGGTGTCGGCAAGTTTTTGTGTGTTGGAATCAGTCTGGAGAATGTGGACCAGGTGGTCTCCCTGGCAGCCCGTTATGACGATGTCGTTTGTTCCGTGGGCGTCCATCCCCTGGATGTGGACTCAGGACTGGCGGATGTCGAAAAGTTGAAGCAGCTTGCTGCCCGACCAAAGGTGGTTGCACTGGGTGAGACCGGGCTGGACTACTACTACAGCACCGAAACCAAAGAAGTACAGCAACACAGCTTTGTCGCCCACCTGGAGGCCGCGGCGCAGGTGGGCCTGCCGGTAATCGTGCATACCCGGGATGCACGGGAAGATACGATTGAACTGATTCGTGCGCACGGTAGCCGTGAGCACGCCGGTGTGTTGCACTGTTTTACCGAAAGCTGGGATATGGCCAGGTCGGCACTGGATTTGAACTATTACATCTCGCTTTCCGGGATCGTAACGTTCAAGAATGCCGAAGAGCTGCGCGATGTGGCTCGTAAGGTGCCGCTGGATCGCCTGCTGGTTGAAACCGACTCTCCCTACCTTGCCCCGGTACCTTATCGCGGCAAGCCGAATATTCCCGCGTATGTGCGGGAAGTGGCTGAATTCATCGCAGATCTGCGCGGGCTGGCATATGAAGAGCTGGCTGAAATCACCACCAATAATTTTCACCGACTTTTTCCGCGTGCGGCCTGA
- a CDS encoding dUTP diphosphatase encodes MLQQQLQAMLALQDDINTLVNDNWREQNFAWYRAIWVESAELLDHYGWKWWKKQLPDMEQVKLELVDIWHFGLSLELQQGAPEVVAENMRQQLAALDPVSGDFKEDLEAFTLNTLSSKQFDLVGFAQLMIDCDMSFEDLYRRYVGKNVLNRFRQDHGYKDGSYKKLWQGREDNEHLAEIVQSLDSTAESFSTELYGALKTRYPG; translated from the coding sequence ATGTTGCAACAGCAATTGCAGGCCATGCTGGCACTGCAGGACGACATCAATACGCTGGTTAACGATAACTGGCGCGAGCAGAACTTTGCCTGGTACCGCGCGATCTGGGTCGAAAGCGCCGAGTTGCTGGATCACTACGGCTGGAAGTGGTGGAAAAAGCAGCTGCCGGATATGGAGCAGGTAAAGCTGGAACTGGTGGATATCTGGCATTTTGGGCTCAGCCTGGAATTACAGCAGGGCGCACCGGAAGTGGTTGCGGAAAATATGCGACAACAGCTTGCTGCATTGGATCCGGTGAGCGGTGATTTCAAGGAAGATCTGGAAGCCTTTACTCTCAATACCCTGTCGTCAAAACAGTTTGATCTTGTGGGCTTCGCGCAACTTATGATCGATTGCGATATGTCTTTTGAAGATCTTTACCGCCGCTATGTAGGTAAAAATGTCCTCAACCGTTTCCGCCAGGATCATGGCTACAAGGATGGAAGCTATAAAAAACTTTGGCAGGGGCGTGAAGACAACGAGCATCTGGCGGAAATCGTACAATCTTTGGACAGTACCGCTGAAAGCTTCAGTACGGAATTGTATGGAGCCTTGAAAACCCGTTATCCGGGGTAA
- a CDS encoding malate dehydrogenase, which produces MKAPVRVAVTGAAGQISYSLLFRIASGEMLGKDQPVILQLLEITPALEALKGVAMELEDCAFPLLAGIVQSDDATVAFKDAEYALLVGARPRGPGMERKDLLEANAAIFSAQGKALNDVAARSVKVLVVGNPANTNALIAQRNAPDLDPRNFTAMTRLDHNRALTQLANKTDSTVNDITHMTIWGNHSATQYPDLHQAKVNGEDAMGKVEQEWYETDFIPTVQQRGAAIIKARGASSAASAANAAIDHMRDWALGSAEGDWTSMGVYSDGSYGIQEGLIYSFPVVCKNGDWEIVQGVDINDFSREKMTATEQELAEERDAVAHLLP; this is translated from the coding sequence GTGAAAGCACCTGTTCGTGTTGCAGTTACCGGCGCCGCCGGTCAGATCAGCTATTCGCTGCTGTTTCGCATCGCTTCCGGCGAGATGCTCGGCAAAGATCAACCGGTCATTCTTCAGCTGCTGGAAATCACCCCGGCACTGGAAGCGCTGAAAGGCGTAGCCATGGAGCTTGAGGACTGTGCATTCCCGCTGCTGGCTGGAATCGTGCAGAGCGATGACGCCACCGTTGCCTTCAAAGATGCGGAATACGCTTTGCTGGTTGGTGCCCGTCCTCGTGGTCCGGGTATGGAGCGCAAAGACCTGCTGGAAGCCAACGCTGCAATCTTCTCCGCTCAGGGTAAGGCCCTGAACGACGTTGCTGCGCGCAGCGTAAAGGTGCTGGTCGTAGGTAACCCTGCCAACACCAACGCACTGATCGCCCAGCGCAATGCGCCGGACCTTGATCCGCGCAATTTTACCGCCATGACTCGTCTGGACCACAACCGCGCGCTGACCCAGCTGGCGAACAAAACCGATTCCACGGTTAACGACATCACCCACATGACCATCTGGGGCAACCACTCTGCTACCCAGTATCCTGATCTGCATCAGGCCAAGGTAAATGGCGAAGACGCCATGGGCAAAGTGGAGCAGGAGTGGTACGAAACCGACTTCATTCCGACCGTACAGCAACGCGGTGCAGCCATCATCAAGGCTCGCGGTGCCTCCTCTGCCGCCTCTGCAGCCAACGCCGCCATCGACCATATGCGCGATTGGGCGCTGGGTTCCGCTGAAGGTGACTGGACCAGCATGGGCGTATACAGCGACGGCTCCTATGGTATCCAGGAAGGCCTGATCTACTCTTTCCCGGTTGTCTGCAAGAACGGTGACTGGGAAATTGTGCAGGGCGTAGATATCAATGATTTCTCTCGCGAGAAGATGACTGCGACTGAGCAGGAACTGGCAGAAGAGCGCGACGCAGTTGCCCACCTGCTGCCGTAA
- the asnS gene encoding asparagine--tRNA ligase, with amino-acid sequence MQVESIDTLLKSSQREGDTTRVQGWIRTRRDSKAGLSFLAVHDGSCFDPIQVVVESNVNNYQSEVLRLTTGCAVDIEGTIKASEGKGQAIELLATSVTVVGWVEDPDTYPMSPKRHTMEHLREHAHLRPRTNVSGAVARVRNAIAQAIHRFFHERGFNYIHTPIITASDCEGAGEMFRVSTLDQTNLPLTDKGEVDYSQDFFGEETFLTVSGQLNVESYCLALSKVYTFGPTFRAENSNTTRHLAEFWMVEPEIAFADLADCANLAEEMLKYVFKAVLTERPDDMAFFAERIDKEAISRLENIIDNDFARINYCEAIEILEKCGEKFEFPVSWGIDLASEHERYLAEKHFKKPVIVLNYPKDIKAFYMRVNDDGKTVAAMDILAPGIGEIIGGSQREERLDKLDARMDEMDIPKEHLDWYRDLRRYGTVPHGGFGLGFDRIVSYVTGMGNIRDVIPFPRTPRNVKF; translated from the coding sequence ATGCAAGTTGAATCCATCGATACTCTCCTGAAATCCAGCCAGCGTGAAGGCGATACCACGCGCGTACAGGGCTGGATCCGCACCCGCCGGGACTCCAAAGCGGGCCTGTCTTTCCTCGCCGTGCACGACGGCAGCTGCTTCGACCCGATTCAAGTGGTCGTAGAGTCCAACGTCAACAACTACCAGTCTGAAGTTTTGCGCCTGACCACTGGCTGCGCTGTAGACATTGAGGGCACCATCAAAGCGTCTGAGGGCAAGGGCCAGGCTATCGAATTGCTGGCCACCAGCGTAACGGTGGTAGGCTGGGTCGAAGACCCGGATACCTATCCGATGTCACCCAAGCGACACACTATGGAACACCTGCGCGAACACGCGCACCTGCGCCCACGGACCAATGTAAGCGGCGCCGTCGCCCGCGTGCGCAATGCCATTGCCCAGGCGATTCACCGCTTCTTCCACGAGCGGGGCTTCAACTATATACACACGCCGATCATCACCGCTTCTGACTGCGAAGGCGCCGGTGAAATGTTCCGGGTAAGCACTCTGGATCAGACCAACCTGCCTCTGACCGATAAGGGTGAGGTGGATTACTCACAAGATTTCTTCGGCGAAGAGACCTTCCTGACCGTTTCCGGCCAGCTGAACGTGGAAAGCTACTGCCTCGCGCTGTCCAAGGTGTATACCTTTGGCCCCACCTTCCGTGCGGAAAACTCCAATACTACCCGCCACCTGGCGGAGTTCTGGATGGTGGAACCGGAAATAGCATTTGCCGATCTGGCGGACTGCGCCAATCTCGCGGAAGAGATGCTGAAATACGTATTCAAGGCAGTACTGACGGAGCGTCCCGACGATATGGCGTTCTTTGCCGAGCGCATCGACAAGGAGGCCATCAGCCGCCTGGAAAATATCATCGACAACGACTTCGCCCGTATCAATTACTGCGAAGCCATCGAGATTCTTGAGAAATGTGGCGAGAAATTCGAGTTCCCGGTTTCCTGGGGTATCGACCTGGCCTCCGAACACGAGCGCTACCTGGCAGAGAAACACTTCAAGAAGCCGGTGATCGTGCTGAATTACCCGAAGGACATCAAAGCCTTCTATATGCGTGTAAACGACGACGGCAAAACTGTGGCGGCGATGGACATCCTGGCGCCCGGTATTGGTGAGATCATCGGTGGATCCCAGCGTGAAGAGCGTCTCGACAAACTGGATGCGCGTATGGATGAGATGGACATCCCCAAAGAACATCTGGACTGGTACCGCGACCTGCGTCGCTATGGCACCGTGCCACACGGCGGTTTCGGTCTCGGCTTTGACCGCATTGTTTCCTACGTTACCGGCATGGGCAACATTCGCGATGTAATTCCCTTCCCGCGCACCCCGCGCAACGTCAAGTTCTGA
- a CDS encoding DUF2244 domain-containing protein gives MVKEVGGARGRRACILLAPNQSLSMTGNLWVFISLVAVSLGISIAFALAGAWMVIPFASLEVLLLAVLFGYVYSEGTRREMIRISDDRVMLDSSRGNLKRPVYHAEFDRGSLAILVRMGANPAEPAAVTFSGPEGCLEVGEFLTDVEKAALIEKLGSCGLRARREEGYRLQDF, from the coding sequence ATGGTCAAAGAAGTCGGCGGCGCGCGCGGGCGCCGGGCCTGTATTCTTCTCGCGCCCAATCAATCCCTGTCTATGACGGGCAATCTCTGGGTTTTTATTTCATTGGTAGCGGTGTCTCTGGGCATTAGCATCGCCTTTGCGTTGGCAGGAGCGTGGATGGTTATCCCGTTTGCCAGTTTAGAGGTGCTATTGTTGGCTGTGCTGTTCGGTTATGTGTACAGCGAAGGGACTCGACGGGAAATGATTCGGATCAGTGATGATCGCGTTATGCTCGACAGTAGCCGCGGCAATCTTAAGCGGCCGGTGTACCACGCGGAATTTGATCGCGGCAGCCTCGCGATACTGGTGCGTATGGGTGCGAACCCGGCGGAACCTGCAGCGGTGACTTTCTCCGGGCCTGAGGGGTGTCTGGAAGTAGGAGAGTTTCTTACCGATGTCGAAAAGGCAGCGCTGATAGAAAAGCTCGGTAGCTGTGGCTTGCGTGCACGCAGGGAGGAAGGTTACCGCTTGCAGGACTTTTAA
- the bcp gene encoding thioredoxin-dependent thiol peroxidase, whose translation MAFPKIGNLAPAFTLKNQSGENVALKDFRDHKNVVLYFYPKALTPGCTTQACGIRDSVDEFSKRDTVVFGISPDPESKLQKFIEKHELNFDLLADEDHKVADKYGCWGLKKFMGREYMGLLRTTFIVDKSGRLQHIIDKVKTKTHHEDVLRWIDENLT comes from the coding sequence ATGGCATTTCCAAAGATCGGTAATCTGGCACCGGCATTTACGCTGAAGAATCAGAGCGGTGAAAACGTCGCTCTTAAAGACTTTCGCGATCATAAAAATGTTGTCCTGTATTTTTACCCCAAAGCCCTGACACCGGGATGTACTACCCAGGCCTGTGGTATCCGTGACAGTGTGGATGAGTTCAGTAAACGCGATACCGTTGTCTTTGGTATCAGCCCGGACCCGGAAAGCAAATTGCAGAAATTCATTGAAAAGCATGAGCTCAATTTTGACCTGTTGGCGGACGAGGACCACAAGGTTGCCGACAAGTATGGATGCTGGGGCCTGAAAAAATTCATGGGTCGGGAATATATGGGGCTGCTCCGTACCACGTTTATCGTCGACAAGAGTGGTCGACTTCAACACATCATCGATAAGGTCAAAACCAAAACGCACCACGAGGACGTGCTGCGCTGGATTGACGAGAATTTGACCTGA